The Haloplanus natans DSM 17983 DNA segment AGGGGGTCGGCGCGCACGTGGTCGAGCGATTGATCGAGACGGCGACGACCGAGGGGTTCGAGACGGTGTACTCGCTGACCGACGAGCCGGGGTATCTGACCCAGTTCGGCTTCGACCCCGTCGAATCGAGCGCGCTCCCGGCGAAGATGCGCGAGCGACTGGCGACCAAGCGGGAGTCGGTTCAGGCCGACGCCGTCGCGACGAGCATCGCCGTCGACGACTTCGCCATGCCCGAGAGTCTGCGCGAGGCGTTCAAGAACGCGGCGCCACACGACCCCAACGAGGGGTCCGTCGTCGAGGACGCCGAGGATTTCGGCATCGACCCCGACAGCGCCACCTACAAGTACGACACCGGGCGTTAAGTCCGATCCTCGAGGAAGTCGGTGCTGAACGCGAGCCACGCGAGCACCGTACAGAAGACGATGGGCGGAAGGATGGCGAACGCCCAGAGTGGTTCGATTCCCCAGAACAGAAGCAAGAGCACGTCGGCGAGGCCGAGCAGGAGAAACGGCGTCACCGCGAGGAGCGCTCGCCGCCGGTTTGGGCTCGAATCCCGGGAGAGTGCCATACGACTCCTCGGCGTTCGGTCGTCAAAAGCCCCGCGGATGGTCACCGATCCGCGATTCGATACACCAGTGCGCTGCCGGCGACCATCAGGAGGCCGAGAAGCCGGACGCGGCGGGTCGCGTTCGGGCGCGGGACGAATTCGACGGCGAGGACGCGGTCGTACCCCCACCGAGCGGTC contains these protein-coding regions:
- a CDS encoding GNAT family N-acetyltransferase, which translates into the protein MYVRDAKNRDEVWLLDHIEEMGLDDAAFRSRDYVIAVDEESNERAGFGRVRIHKTDAGDYCELTGVGVLPEWRGQGVGAHVVERLIETATTEGFETVYSLTDEPGYLTQFGFDPVESSALPAKMRERLATKRESVQADAVATSIAVDDFAMPESLREAFKNAAPHDPNEGSVVEDAEDFGIDPDSATYKYDTGR